The Hyphomicrobiales bacterium genome contains the following window.
TCACGATGATCACGGAAGGCCAGAAGGTTCCAAAGTTCGAAGTGTCGACCGACGATGGTGGCAAGATCAGCTCCAAGAGCCTCGCCGGACGCCCGGCGGTGCTCTATTTCTATCCAAAGGACGATACCAGCGGTTGCACCAAGCAGGCCCTGGCCTTCACTGAACTGGCCGAACGCTTCGCCGCCATCGGTGTTCCCGTAATCGGCATCTCGCCCGATTCGCTCGCCAGCCACGAGAAATTCCGCAAGAAGCACAACCTTGCCGTCGGCCTCGCCAGCGACGAGGACAAGAGCCTTGCCGAGGCATTCGGCGTCTGGGTGGAAAAGAGCATGTACGGCCGCAAGTACATGGGCATCGAGCGCTCCACCTTCCTGATCGACGCCAAGGGCAAGGTCGCCCGCGTCTGGCGCAAGGTGAAGGTACCTGGGCACGCCGAGGAGGTTCTTGCCGCCGCCAGCGAGCTTGCCGGCTGAACAGCCCGCCGGCGCAGCGGAGAAGGGCGGCGCCGGCGCCACAATTCACAGCCTCCGCCTTGGAATGGCCACGACCTGCGAATCAATATGCATGTGGCGCATTCGACACGAGCCAGCAA
Protein-coding sequences here:
- a CDS encoding redoxin domain-containing protein, with the protein product MITEGQKVPKFEVSTDDGGKISSKSLAGRPAVLYFYPKDDTSGCTKQALAFTELAERFAAIGVPVIGISPDSLASHEKFRKKHNLAVGLASDEDKSLAEAFGVWVEKSMYGRKYMGIERSTFLIDAKGKVARVWRKVKVPGHAEEVLAAASELAG